In Salmo trutta chromosome 16, fSalTru1.1, whole genome shotgun sequence, a genomic segment contains:
- the LOC115149989 gene encoding ubiquitin-conjugating enzyme E2 J2 — MNNHGTKRAPTTATQRLKQDYLRIKKDPVPYICAEPLPSNILEWHYVVRGPEKTPYEGGYYHGKLIFPRDFPFKPPSIYMITPNGRFKCNTRLCLSITDFHPDTWNPAWSVSTILTGLLSFMVEKGPTLGSIETSDYTKRQLSAQSLAFNLKEKVFCELFPDAVDEIKQKQKAQEELSARPLPLPDVVPNGDPHHGNYGIPALNGGHGPLGPANPAPGLQQANRNHGLLGGALANLFVIVGFAAFAYTVKYVLRSIAQE; from the exons ATGAACAACCACGGGACTAAGAGGGCACCGACCACAGCCACCCAGAGACTGAAACAGGACTACCTCAGGATAAAGAAAGACCCTGTGCCTTACATCTGTGCTGAGCCCCTACCATCCAACATCCTCGAATG gcaCTATGTTGTTCGAGGTCCTGAGAAAACCCCATACGAAG GGGGATATTATCATGGCAAACTAATATTCCCTCGGGACTTCCCCTTTAAACCACCCAGCATCTACATGATCACACCTAACGGGAGATTTAAGTGTAACACACG GTTATGTCTGTCCATCACTGATTTCCACCCGGACACGTGGAACCCAGCCTGGTCCGTCTCCACCATCCTGACTGGTCTGCTCAGCTTCATGGTAGAGAAAGGCCCCACTCTGGGCAGTATCGAGACCTCCGACTACACT AAACGACAGCTGTCAGCCCAGAGCTTGGCTTTCAACCTAAAGGAGAAGGTTTTCTGTGAATTGTTTCCTGATGCCGTTGAT gagatAAAGCAGAAACAGAAGGCCCAGGAGGAGTTGAGCGCccgtcctctccccctccccgaCGTGGTTCCTAACGGCGACCCTCACCACGGCAACTACGGAATCCCCGCCCTCAACGGAGGCCACGGCCCTCTGGGCCCCGCTAACCCCGCCCCCGGCCTCCAGCAGGCCAATCGGAACCACGGACTGCTGGGCGGCGCCTTGGCCAACCTGTTTGTGATTGTAGGGTTCGCGGCGTTCGCCTACACGGTGAAATACGTGCTGCGGAGTATCGCccaggagtga